The DNA segment AAAGAAGTGGAAGATGACTCCTGGTGGGTCAagaggggaatagaatagaatagaatagaatagaatagaatagaatagaatagaatagaatagaatagaatagaatagaatagaatagaatagaattctttattggccaagtgtggtcttggtgcatatgctctcagtgtacataaaagaaaagatacgttcatcaagaattctaaggtacaacacttaatgatagtcatggggtacaaataagcaatcaggaaacagtatcaatataaatcataaggatacaagcaacaaagttacagtcatacagtcataagtggaaggagatgggtagtgggaacgatgagaagattaatagtagtgcagacttagtaaataatttgacagtgttgagggaattatttgtttagcagagtgatggcgtttggggggaaaaactgttcttgtgtctagttgttctggtgtgcagtgctctgtagcatcgttttgagggtaggagtcctTGAGAAATATACTGTTGGAAAAACTACATCTCAATGGCCATTGGCAAATATAAGTTCTAGTTAACTCAGCTATttactattaatttatttattaaatttttatcctttCTGTTTATTCAACATTCCAGGTGGCTAACTACctgtaaaaatagaaaatataaaccacaaaaaccctaaccctaacccccccccccaaaagagtggtgttattagctagttttagaaaaataacttttcccaaaatgtttccacaattttggccactaactGTATACTGGGACTGATGCTCTATCCTTCAGCAGATTAATTGAATGTAACGAAGGGATAAGTGACAAAATGGATATTGACCTTTATGCTTGTCATGATTCTTGTGTTgtcgcttgttgttgttgttgttatgccatgatctctgagcttgattgtgtcaaggttccagaaaaacctcttctgcataaaaaaaaaacctcagaagccattgttttccagagttctttactagcatgaggaaactggcacacgatgagtgaaattccaaaactgaatttccggattcttttccccagttatacaaaccccaagagtcccacccccctgaccccaggtttccaggcctgacagattgtttatttgcagatgtttcatttctggAGAGAAAGCCACATTACCACCAACACTGGGAGGGCGAGCGACTGTCTATAAACAGGCATCAAATTCCACACTCACATTGAAATTATTACTGTAATTGGGGAATGAAATGTCTGTCAAAcaatcaaccaagctcagaaagcacaaagGAGCCCACAAGTCTCTTCTGTTGAAATTAATCATTTCCTCTTGCTATCTTTTATGGTTATCACATTCCTTTGCTGTAGTTAGCCGGATCAAAAGCAAACTCATTCAActcttgtaataataataataacagagttggaagggaccttggaggtcttctagaccaacccactagccaggcaggaaaccctacaccatttcagacaaatggttatccaacattttctttaaaatttccagtattggagcattcacaacttctggaggcaagttgttccactcattaattgttctaactgtcaggaaatttctccttagttctaagttgcttctctccttgatcagtttccacccattgcttcttgtcctgccctcagatgctttggagaatagcttgacttcctcttctttgtggcagcccctgagatattggaacactgttatcatgtctcccctagtccttcttttcatcaaactgggcatccccagttcctgcaaccgttcttcatatgttttagcctccagtcccttaattatctttgttgctcttctctgcactctttctagagtctcaaaaattttttttacatcgtggcgaccaaaactgaatgcaatattacaagtgtggccttaccaagacattataaagtggtattaacactccacgtgttcttgattctatccctctgtttatgcagcccagtttGTCTTCTCCCACTGCCTGCCTGCATTGCCTGGTCTTGTTTTCTGAAACCGGGGTCAAAATTCATTGGACCTTTCCACATCAAACACATCATCAAGCCGGTGACTGCCTAAGTCCTTCCAGCAAGTCTATCCTGTTCTTccttgcagtttgttaaaatctgAAATCACCTCTCCCCTTAGGTCTCGGCTTCTACCATCACTAGCCATTAATAATAGAGGGGGAATACCACTTTGAGGTGCAGAATATTTTAGATTCCCATAGgcatagaccaggggtagtcaacctttttatacataccgcccatttttgtatctctgttagtagtaaatttTTCTAACCCacaggttccacagtaatggtgatttataaagtaggtttggggtgggggtgccagctaccagctctgcttgtctgttacagctgggtggtgtggggggagatgcgtgagctattctgggacgaggttcttttgtttgcggtcgcactatagcgccatttagttttacgtatgtaacgtgaactaaacttatgcacaggcgatacaaatagtatattttcagaaatttaaattgtcacggggaattttatgaaaacctaatgaaaatgtttttaaataatgctatgaatttttttaaaaaagtcaattaaattttttaaaaggaaagtgcttcagtatcggacaaaacccctaccgctcaccatgaaagctggaacgtccactagtgggctatagggaccaggttgactatcactggcATAGAGGAAACCTTCAATACTTAGTGGCCTGGAAAGATTTCCCTTAGCCCCAGAACGAATGGTTTGACTATCACCAAATTAGGGCCCCTAGACTTCTCAAACGTTTCCACAACCAATATCCTGACCAACCTAAATGATTTTATTCCACTTTTGGTAACCGTTTTCTCTCCTACCGATTTGTTGTGTTTTGTTCTGCAGGATTGCCACCTATGTTCAGGGGGGCAGCATGTCAGGTCCACCATCCTGTCTTGCTTTTCTGTGGAAGGAGTAGCAGGGGGAAAGGCTTGCTGGCATTTTTCACAGGCTTCCACTTTTGCTGTAACTGACTGGGGACTAAGGAAGGGGACTGTCTTTGGAGACAGAGCAACCTCTCTCCCAAGACCGGCAGGGCAAGGTACTGTATATAAGTAGGCATCAAACTCCACACCCACTGACATTGAAATTACTACCATAATTGGAGAACGAAATGCCTGCAAGCaaccgccaagctcagaaagcaccaaggagcccacaagtCTCTTATGTTGAAATGAATCAtttcctcttgccatctcttgTGGTTCTCCCACTCTTTTTCTGTGGTTAGCCTGATCAAAAgcaaacttagaatagaatagatttttttattggccaagtgtgattagacacacaaggagtttgtcttggtgcatatgctctcagtgtacataaaagaaaagataccttcatcaaggtacaacacttacaacacttaatgatggtcatagggtacaaatttaacacttaatgatacaatacttaatgataatcatagggtacaaataagcaatcaggaaacaatcaatatcaatataaattgtaaggatttcCAAACTTCTTCAACTCTTGTGTTctcctgctgcctgcctgcattGCCtggtctttgttgttgttgttgttgttgttagttgcgaagtcatgtccaacccatcaagaccccatggacaacattcctccaggccttcctgtcctctaccatcctctggagtccattgaagctcacgcagactgcttcagtgactccatccagcctcctcattctctgtcgtccccttcttcttttgccctccatctttcccagcattcggctcttctccaggaagTCCTGGCCTTATTTTCTGCTTAATCATGAAATCTCAAAGATGGTCATGCTTTTGGATTTCTTGGGGACCTCTAAGttctttgcttgcagatgtttcattaacaaaGAGAAAACCACATCCCCATCAACATGGCAGGGAAAGTTACTGTATTGAGGCAAAACTCTATATACTGTAATAAAATATAAAGTCTGAAATTTTCAGGatcataaatactgtattttatttcttgaaACTGAGCTTATAGCAgggtttcctctttccttttttattttccctcATCAAGCTGGAAACACTAGTGTCAGGGTTCAAGTAACACCCACAATGAAAGAAGATTCCAAGGCTTGATTGGAGCCTAATTGGTAGCCTaattaaggaactaccaaggaggaaAGAAGACTCCTATCAACATCTACAGTGCAAACTATCTATCATTGGATCTATCATTGATCCTCaacaagaaacagaaatgaaaataaatcaaaataatacccATTTCCACAGAACACGGCAACCAATACGACTATCAccttttcaagaaaaaactgATGCTAAAATGGGAAGCTCAACATTCAgttataatcaggggtgaaatgcaaaatttgttactgccggttctgtgggcatggcttggtggtgggggtcatgtgactgggtgggcgtggccaacttttttttttaaagcattttttctacaacctcttcagccaaaaaaaaaaaaaaggcaaaaaaaagaaaagcattttttttaaaaggctcctctgacgatcccagctgagttgcctgatcgtcagaggctttttttttcttttaaaggcaaaaaaacaaacaaacatttttttttgcctttaaaagaaaaaaaagcctctgacgatcaggcaacacagctgggatcgtcagaggagccttttaaaagaacttttctacaacctcttcggctgaaactgcgtttagtgccaggtttgtactcctttctgcctctcctccttccttccctccctccctccctcctttctctcactcactgtctctctctcagaaatgaagcttccccccacacctcattttttggctagcacccagctgagcaaAACAAactcctcccccttttttttggctagcacccagctgagccacacgatgatcagaggcttttttttttttacttttaaaagcattttttcggctgaagaaaaaatgcttttaaaagtaaaaaaaaccatctGATTATtgcgcggctcagttgggcatgtgggggggggggaggaatttttgctactggttctctgaaccacctcccgccatcgctacaggattgggcgatccagtctgaaccgggagcatttcatccctggttttatCCATGAGCAATGGTGAAGGATAATGGAATTCTAGCTCAACAGCATCTGGAGAATTGTATGTCTTCTGTCTCCACTAGTCCAGTATTTACCAAATCAACTGAATCAAAAGGAGGACAACTCTTACAACAAGAAAGGACTTTATAAAATCACATTTAAttgacaatattttttaaatgattccAGAATGATTGACAATCTCCATAGGCATTCCAGAAGAAAAGAATCAGAGATAGACTGAAAAGATTTCAAGTGATAATATCTAGAAATTAATCTCTCTTcatatgcagaatagaatagaatagaatagagaagaaaagaaaagaaaagaatggaatggaatgggatagaatggagtggagtggagtggagtagagtagagtagaatagagtagagtagagtagaatagaatagaatagagaagaatagaatagagaagaaaagaatggaatggaatggaatggaatagagtagagtagagtagagtagagtagagtagagtagagtagagtagaatagaatagaatagaatagaatagaatagaatagaatagaatagaatagaatagaatagaatagaatagaatagaatagaatagaatagaattttttattggccaagtgtgattggacacacaaggaatttgccttggtgcatatgttctcaatgtacataaaagaaaaaataccttcatcaaggtacaacatttacaacacaaatgatggtcaatatatcaatataaatcataaggattatcagcaacaaagttacagtcatacaatcatacgtatatgaagcagaggacgaagcagaagacacagctacaatgttgttttttggcaaagcccaaacgccgttgcaggtctgttttaagccttatgggaggggccaatcatctcctggccttactcccgagttgtcctctctgcttgagctgctcttgccttctagcagctcttctcatgcatgcctgtctactgtcagcctctggagactctggagtctgcacctcacttcccgatggcccttgccccacctcagcctcatcgctgtccaactccattgccagctccgtaggctgctgatggaccacaacaatggtAAGCTTTTTCTTGTGGCAAGTTGgcagtggtgagttggccacagcaaattggttgtggtgagttgtcccattccgccaTAGGGTTCACTTGTTGCGGCTCAATCCAGAGAAGGTGAATCTTTCTTCTGCACCTGAGCCATAATCATGCAGGGTTGCTCATATAGAGAGTTTGGGAATTTCAAGGGGTACAAGAAGGTTAGTAGCAaccactttgcttttttttttttttacatttatatcccgcccttctccgaagactcagggcagcttacagtgtgtaaggcaatagtctcattctatttgtatatttacaaagtcaacttattgcccccccaacaatctgggtcctcattttacctaccttataaaggatggaaggctgagtcaaccttggacctggtgggactagaacctgcagtaattgcaggcagctgtgttttaataacaggcttcttacagcctgagccacaccgcggcagcctgagccacactgtttttattacatttattgtgTCATAATTTCAACAGCTGCCTATTCAGTTTAAGAGACTACTTGTAGATGTTAAATTCCCAAGTGTGCCTGGATTAGAGTACCTAAAGAAAGCCTCTTCTTTCATACTAAAAACAATCATGGAAACATTGCCAATCTTGGGAAATAAATGAAACACTCTGAGCTTTGTGGTTTCATATTTTAAAGTCATTTAAAATGGTGGGTTTTGCTTCTGCTTTGAGAATTGTTAACTACaaatatctacttctgcttccttgactatgctaaagcctttgattgtgtggatcacaacgaattgtggcaagttctaaaaagagatgggagtaccagaccaccttatttgtctcttgagaaacctgtatgcgggtcaagaagcaacagtgagaactggacacagaaccactgattggttcaaaattgggaaaggagtccagcaaggctgtatactatcaccctgcctatttaacttatatgctgaacacatcatgagaaaggcggggctggatgaatcaaaagctggaattaagattgccgggagaaatattaacaacctcagatatgcagatgataccactctaatggcagaaagtgaagaggaactaaaaagcctcttgatgcgagtgaaggaggagagtgcaaaagttggcttgaaactcaacattaagaaaactaaaatcatggcatctggccctctcaattcctggcagattgatggggaagaaatggaggtagtgacagattttattttcctgggctccaagatcaccgcacatggggactgcagccaagaaattaaaagacgcttgctcctggggaggaaagctatggcaaatctagatagcatactaaaaagcaaagacatcaccctgccaacaaaagtgcgtatagtcaaggctctggttgtCCCAGTTGCaattatggctgtgaaagttggaccataaggaaagctgagcaccaaagaattgaggcctttgaactctggtgctagagaagactcctgcgagtctcttggactgcaaggtgaacaaacaagtcaatcctagtggagatcaaccctgactgctctttagatggtcagatcctgaagatgaaactcaaatactttggccacctaatgagaaggaaggactccctggagaagagcctcatgctgggaacgattgagggcaaaagaagaaggggacgacagagaacgaggtggctggatggagtcactaaagcagtcggcgtggactccagaggatggtagaggacaggaaggctgaatcccaccactgactataggTCACCAGCTCAGTTATTCTGTATTCAATTCTCTCTTCTGGCAGTCCTGTAATTGCCATAGCATATTTGTCTGAATAAAAGATCAGATCCTAGCAGGGAGCTATAAAAATATAGATTTCCACCCCCTGCCACTCTTGTGTGTAGATTATATCTAGGTATCAACCGGGACCTCTGATTGCTCGTCGCTCTCTTCTGCCTCCTTGAAAAGTGTTTGGAGATTTACTTTTAGGTTGTACATAGAACGatgttccttccttctccccagcAGAAAATAGATCAACGGATTAACACTGCTGTTTAGACAGGCACATAAGTAGTCGAACACAATTAAGTTGAAATATTTGTTCCTGGAAATAACATTGACGGCATAGATGGCAATTGGCGGGAAAGAAAAGATGAGGAAGAAAAACAGGGACAGCAAGATGGCTACCAGAAGCTTCCTTCGTCTCTGCTTCTGTGATTTGACGTAGCCTTTGATGAGGAGGGCCAGAGTCGAGACCATCATGAGCGGGATGCAAACTGTGATATAGATGAACAcgtgatagaaccggctgaaactTCGATGGCGCTTAACCAAAATCAGAGTGTAATGAATTCCACAGAAAAAGATGGAGACTATCCAAATAATGGCGCAGACGACGGTGGACAGGTATGGGGGCTGATGACATCGATGCCAAATGGGGAA comes from the Ahaetulla prasina isolate Xishuangbanna chromosome 3, ASM2864084v1, whole genome shotgun sequence genome and includes:
- the LOC131195114 gene encoding proto-oncogene Mas-like, with the translated sequence MDSKMGNLTFNYTEHNGTEAIHSKSKIYHTGYFGMIIYSLILLICIPGIIGNGAVIQVLRCRMKKNPFTVYILNLAVADSGTLVFIFISAILHMTIEDSLIEIIEMLAFTYCTGQLLLTVISIDRCLVLFFPIWHRCHQPPYLSTVVCAIIWIVSIFFCGIHYTLILVKRHRSFSRFYHVFIYITVCIPLMMVSTLALLIKGYVKSQKQRRRKLLVAILLSLFFFLIFSFPPIAIYAVNVISRNKYFNLIVFDYLCACLNSSVNPLIYFLLGRRKEHRSMYNLKVNLQTLFKEAEESDEQSEVPVDT